A single region of the Salvia miltiorrhiza cultivar Shanhuang (shh) chromosome 8, IMPLAD_Smil_shh, whole genome shotgun sequence genome encodes:
- the LOC130997863 gene encoding uncharacterized protein LOC130997863 isoform X1, which translates to MKPELGLDIKYPSELIKTEPGFGSGDPNRPESNGSGWMDHCYVRRVRPSEANGFAVYTRNKRLKSTSVDRTACAAKIEGDSAVSVKFEDGMSLKDEFVVNGGHALNVDKAGVNLGFLGGESEEEMMEIEVKEEPIPLAAVRTDGRRRFTRSVLVDSELENGDSGNLRDTVILEADGLVSEELALLGSTKTRKLEMKMSKKILIKGRPTTVRELFETGLLEGYPVFYNGGKRGFPLRGTIKDAGILCSCSFCKGVRVGANLEVVPPCQFEIHACKSYRRASQYICLENGKSLLDVVKECRKSSVKTLEETIQNFIGPMPVKESVICRNCSGSFLATSAAKVELLCDSCMVILNSDFDAESVKSRPLEPLLGLSVSENGEVHGTPLKRGRRGRKKRKHSELRACIKSSGKSSLRGATRKKGQVKITKMLSLPASALKPPGSATLTYSKSLSDPTSNGSTSSGGLLRNKTTRKILKKLSNTALLSKSSKVASPPISENSKSSSKKITKKDQRMHKLVFENDGLPDGTEVAYYSNGKKLRDGYKMGSGIICRCCSTLVSPSQFEAHAGWASRRKPYMYIYTSNGVSLHEFAVSLLKGRKCSSKDNDDLCIICADGGKLVLCDACPRAFHKECASLSSIPRGKWYCTYCQNMFLREKFVEWNANAVAAGRVSGIDPIEQITNRCIRIVKNPEEAEVIACVICRGYDFSKSGFGPRTVILCDQCEKEYHVGCLKKCKLADLKELPKGKWFCSGNCKWIYSALQNVLNAGSEKLPDSTLDIIRKKLTDKSSDSDLDVRWRLLNGKIASRETRVLLSQAVAIFHDCFDPIVDSETGRDFIPSLVYGRNIRGQDFSGIYCAILTVNSTVVSAGILRFFGEEIAELPLAATRIGHQGKGYFQLLYSCIEKLLAFLNVKSFVLPATDEAKSIWTEKFGFNKIPEEQLLNYRKICWQMIGFKGTSMLEKPVPKCRIINQDEADPDDVPLQ; encoded by the exons ATGAAGCCCGAACTGGGTTTGGATATCAAGTATCCGAGTGAATTGATTAAGACTGAACCAGGATTCGGGTCAGGAGATCCGAACCGACCCGAATCGAACGGTTCGGGTTGGATGGATCACTGCTATGTGCGCAGGGTGAGGCCGAGTGAGGCGAATGGTTTCGCGGTGTATACGAGGAATAAGAGGTTGAAGAGTACAAGTGTGGATAGAACTGCTTGTGCGGCTAAAATTGAGGGAGATTCTGCAGTATCAGTTAAATTTGAGGATGGTATGAGTTTGAAAGATGAATTTGTTGTTAATGGTGGTCATGCGTTGAATGTGGATAAAGCTGGGGTTAATTTGGGGTTTTTGGGAGGGGAGAGTGAGGAGGAGATGATGGAGATTGAAGTGAAAGAGGAGCCTATTCCTTTGGCGGCAGTGAGGACCGATGGGAGACGGAGGTTTACGCGCTCTGTGCTTGTTGACTCTGAATTGGAGAATGGGGATTCAGGTAATCTGAGGGATACGGTGATCTTGGAGGCAGATGGATTGGTGAGTGAAGAATTGGCGCTGTTGGGTAGTACCAAGACTAGGAAATTGGAGATGAAGATGTCGAAGAAAATTCTTATAAAAGGGCGGCCGACAACAGTTAGAGAGCTCTTCGAGACTGGGCTGCTAGAAGGATATCCAGTTTTCTACAATGGTGGCAAGAGG GGATTCCCACTACGTGGTACGATAAAAGATGCTGGAATCCTATGTTCTTGTAGTTTCTGCAAGGGAGTACGGGTGGGTGCTAATCTTGAG GTAGTTCCACCCTGCCAATTTGAGATACATGCCTGCAAATCATATAGACGTGCATCACAATATATTTGCTTAGAGAATGGGAAGAGCCTACTCGATGTGGTCAAAGAATGCCGAAAATCATCTGTTAAAACTTTAGAAGAAACAATACAGAACTTCATAGGTCCTATGCCTGTGAAGGAATCTGTCATCTGTAGAAATTGTTCTG GGTCATTTCTTGCGACATCTGCTGCAAAGGTGGAGCTACTCTGTGATTCTTGCATGGTTATTCTAAATTCAGATTTTGATGCAGAAAGTGTGAAATCAAG GCCTTTGGAGCCATTATTAGGTTTATCAGTTTCTGAAAATGGTGAAGTACATGGCACTCCCCTAAAAAGAGGTCGCCGaggaagaaaaaagagaaa GCATTCAGAGCTCAGGGCCTGTATAAAATCATCAGGAAAATCCTCGTTGCGTGGTGCAACAAGAAAGAAGGGCCAAGTGAAGATAACTAAGAT GCTGTCACTACCAGCTTCTGCCTTAAAGCCTCCTGGAAGTGCTACATTGACGTATTCCAAATCATTATCTGATCCAACTTCAAATGGCAGTACTTCCTCTGGCGGCTTACTGAGGAACAAGACTACAAGAAAGATACTAAAAAA GTTGTCGAATACCGCGTTACTCTCAAAGTCCTCAAAAGTTGCATCTCCTCCCATCTCTGAGAACTCAAAAAGTTCCTCAAAGAAGATAACTAAAAA GGACCAGAGGATGCACAAGCTGGTCTTTGAGAATGATGGATTGCCAGATGGAACTGAAGTTGCTTATTATTCTAATGGCAAG AAGTTGCGTGATGGCTATAAAATGGGATCGGGAATAATTTGCCGCTGCTGTAGCACTTTG GTTAGCCCATCTCAGTTTGAGGCTCATGCTGGTTGGGCCTCCCGCCGGAAACC GTATATGTATATCTACACATCTAATGGTGTGTCTCTCCATGAGTTTGCTGTCTCTCTGTTAAAAGGGCGCAAGTGTTCTTCAAAAGACAATGATGACTTGTGCATCATCTGCGCAGATGGTGGGAAACTTGTACTATGTGATGCCTGTCCGAGAGCCTTTCACAAAG AATGTGCCTCTTTATCGAGCATACCTCGTGGTAAATGGTATTGCACCTATTGCCAAAACATGTTTCTTAGAGAAAAATTTGTTGAGTGGAACGCCAATGCTGTTGCAGCTGGGAGAGTGTCAGGTATTGATCCAATTGAGCAAATAACAAATCGTTGCATTCGAATTGTCAAGAACCCCGAAGAAGCAGAAGTTATAGCTTGCGTAATCTGCAG aGGCTATGATTTCAGTAAGTCTGGCTTTGGTCCCCGTACTGTTATATTGTGTGATCAG TGTGAAAAGGAATATCATGTGGGATGTTTGAAAAAATGCAAGTTGGCTGATTTGAAG GAACTTCCAAAGGGAAAGTGGTTCTGCTCTGGGAACTGCAAATGGATATATTCTGCTCTGCAGAATGTACTAAATGCAGGTTCAGAAAAGCTCCCTGATTCCACCTTGGACATTATAAGAAAGAAGCTAACAGACAAAAGTTCTGATTCTGATCTTGACGTGAGATGGAGACTTCTGAATGGGAAAATTGCATCTCGGGAAACCAGAGTGTTGCTATCGCAGGCTGTAGCTATATTTCAT GATTGTTTTGACCCTATAGTTGATTCAGAAACTGGACGTGACTTCATTCCATCTTTGGTTTATGG GAGGAATATAAGGGGTCAAGACTTCAGTGGGATATACTGTGCTATTCTGACTGTGAA CTCAACTGTTGTATCAGCTGGTATCCTTCGGTTTTTTGGAGAAGAAATTGCTGAACTTCCTTTGGCTGCAACACGCATTGGTCATCAGGGAAAG GGATACTTTCAACTACTTTATTCGTGCATCGAAAAATTGCTTGCGTTTCTGAATGTCAAAAGTTTTGTTCTCCCAGCAACAGATGAGGCAAAGTCAATTTGGACAGAGAAGTTTGGGTTTAATAAGATACCGGAAGAGCAG CTTTTGAATTACAGAAAAATCTGTTGGCAAATGATTGGTTTCAAGGGGACATCCATGTTAGAGAAACCAGTTCCTAAATGTAGAATTATCAATCAAGATGAAGCAGACCCAGATGATGTTCCGTTGCAGTGA